A genomic stretch from Flavobacterium humidisoli includes:
- a CDS encoding DUF1003 domain-containing protein, whose translation MKNNKTFKSAISGLSFSENEKICGKSIHDPILGLIKKEFPDFNDDDCIAVNELNVYRQQYISNYLSTEIGALSAMEKSVISSLKQDKSIVSIVEDEEEVRNLGQRVADGVADFGGSWTFIISFVIFIVIWISSNVYILSNKGFDPYPFILLNLILSCVAALQAPVIMMSQNRQEEKDRNRAKKDYMINLKSELEIRMIHDKIDHMIMHQQQELIEIQKVQIEMMNDILDQIKK comes from the coding sequence ATGAAAAACAATAAAACATTTAAAAGTGCAATTTCTGGGCTTTCTTTTAGCGAAAACGAAAAGATCTGCGGGAAATCAATTCACGATCCTATTCTTGGGTTAATCAAAAAAGAATTTCCTGATTTTAATGATGACGATTGTATTGCCGTAAATGAATTAAATGTGTACCGCCAACAATATATTTCCAATTATCTTTCGACAGAAATAGGAGCGCTATCGGCAATGGAGAAAAGCGTTATTTCTTCCTTAAAGCAAGATAAATCTATTGTGAGTATTGTCGAAGACGAAGAAGAAGTAAGGAATTTAGGGCAGAGAGTGGCCGACGGAGTAGCTGATTTTGGAGGAAGTTGGACTTTTATTATTTCTTTTGTCATTTTTATTGTCATCTGGATCAGCTCAAATGTTTATATACTTTCCAATAAAGGTTTTGATCCGTATCCTTTTATTCTTCTAAATTTAATTCTTTCCTGTGTGGCAGCATTGCAGGCGCCTGTAATTATGATGAGTCAAAATCGCCAAGAAGAAAAAGATAGAAACCGAGCTAAAAAAGATTACATGATTAATCTAAAATCAGAATTGGAAATTAGAATGATTCACGATAAAATTGATCATATGATCATGCATCAGCAACAAGAATTAATCGAAATCCAAAAAGTACAAATTGAGATGATGAATGATATTTTGGATCAGATTAAGAAATAA